A window of Cohnella herbarum contains these coding sequences:
- a CDS encoding MFS transporter, with the protein MTDVTAKNADKLLRVLVFALIFSVMNGTMFNVALPTIGSEFDLVPSQVSWVMTSYMVVYAIGSVVFGKLADRYRLKDLLTFGLILFAIGSVVGMLASEYWMIVAGRILQAAGAAVMPATAMIIPIRYFAPEKRGRALGTSAVGLALGGALGPIVAGLISNFGSWRLLFLFSLFSLVTLPFFRKYLGDDKGEAGHIDYWGGALLAGTVSLFLLAITQSNWPLFFVGAILFALFIVRIRTAANPFIHPGIFANKGFSIGLLITFITTSMNFGVTFMTPQFLADLNDLSPGSIGFVLFPAAIASAMLGRRGGKLADERGSGFVLTTASFLMLLCFALLSSFVGVTPYVIAIILIAGNIGQTFMQVAMSNTISRTLAKEQIGVGMGLFSMMNFISGAISMSLIGKLLDNKQIALHLNPFVTNEGAFVYSNIFIVMCLMIVAVLWLYRTQFRADKLKPALGSRA; encoded by the coding sequence AGGTTAGTTGGGTCATGACGAGTTATATGGTCGTGTATGCCATCGGATCGGTCGTATTCGGGAAGCTTGCGGACAGATACCGACTGAAGGACTTATTAACGTTCGGACTCATCCTTTTCGCCATAGGTTCCGTTGTCGGAATGCTCGCGTCCGAATATTGGATGATCGTTGCCGGACGTATTCTTCAAGCCGCAGGAGCTGCCGTTATGCCGGCGACCGCGATGATTATTCCCATTCGCTACTTTGCGCCGGAGAAACGGGGAAGGGCGCTCGGTACTTCGGCGGTCGGCCTGGCTCTCGGCGGGGCATTGGGGCCGATCGTCGCCGGGCTGATCTCGAACTTCGGCAGTTGGAGGCTGTTGTTCTTGTTTTCCCTTTTCTCCTTAGTCACGCTCCCCTTCTTTCGTAAATATTTGGGCGATGATAAAGGAGAAGCCGGGCATATCGACTACTGGGGCGGCGCTCTTCTGGCGGGAACGGTTTCGTTGTTTCTATTGGCGATCACGCAAAGCAACTGGCCGTTATTTTTCGTCGGCGCTATCCTGTTTGCTTTGTTTATTGTCAGAATTCGGACCGCGGCCAATCCGTTCATTCATCCGGGCATCTTTGCCAATAAGGGCTTTTCCATAGGATTGCTCATTACCTTTATTACGACGTCGATGAATTTCGGGGTTACGTTCATGACTCCGCAGTTTTTGGCGGATCTAAACGATTTATCCCCGGGAAGCATCGGATTTGTATTATTTCCGGCGGCCATCGCTTCGGCGATGTTGGGACGCAGAGGCGGAAAGCTGGCCGACGAACGCGGAAGCGGATTCGTTCTGACGACGGCTTCGTTCTTGATGCTTCTATGCTTCGCTTTGCTGTCGAGCTTTGTAGGCGTAACGCCTTACGTTATAGCAATCATCTTGATCGCAGGCAATATCGGCCAAACGTTCATGCAGGTGGCCATGTCGAATACGATTTCCCGAACGCTCGCTAAGGAACAAATTGGAGTGGGCATGGGGTTGTTTTCCATGATGAATTTCATTTCCGGCGCGATTTCCATGAGCCTTATCGGTAAATTGCTCGATAATAAGCAGATAGCGTTGCATCTCAATCCGTTCGTTACCAATGAAGGGGCTTTCGTGTACAGCAATATTTTCATCGTCATGTGCTTAATGATCGTTGCCGTGCTCTGGCTATACCGTACGCAATTTAGAGCGGACAAGCTTAAGCCTGCGTTGGGGAGCCGGGCCTAA